In a single window of the Mugil cephalus isolate CIBA_MC_2020 chromosome 6, CIBA_Mcephalus_1.1, whole genome shotgun sequence genome:
- the LOC125009711 gene encoding flavin-containing monooxygenase 5-like, which yields MVQRVAVIGAGPSGLTSMKACLDEGMVPTCFESSDDMGGLWKFKEVSEPNRASIYRSLTINISKEMMCYSDFPIPADYPNYMHHSKILKYFRMYAEHFKLLQHIRYQTSVKSVTKRPDFSRTGQWEVITESRDGQEERHVFDAVICCSGHYTYPNLPLKDFPGIETFEGKYFHSWDYKGPEDMHGKRVVVIGIGNSGGDIATETSRVAEEVYLSTRRGAWVIRQVSDNGLPVDMKYNTRFVHILFQLLPMRFFNWFGEKKLNAMYDHTMYALKPKHRLFSQIPVINDDLPLKILSGSVVIKPNVKEIRGSTVEFEDGSTVEKVDTIVFATGYNYDFPYFPKEALYKSGHRVGLYKHVFPPNLEHPTLAVVGFIHALGAIMPQAEIQARWVARVFKGLKKLPSNQAMIKAVENDTKDIEKNYIVSKLTPLQVDFVSYMDDIAGEIGVRPSLLWLFFTDFPLFQKVLWGPVTAYQYRLMGPGRWEGARKAIFTQFDRMYQPLKTRKMVDQEPTTAGRLVKLSLTLVTGGAAVYYFHTRNPDTIPSLLSKLRPQTF from the exons aTGGTGCAGAGAGTGGCAGTGATCGGGGCAGGCCCCTCGGGTCTGACCAGCATGAAGGCTTGTCTGGATGAGGGCATGGTGCCAACCTGCTTTGAAAGCAGCGACGACATGGGCGGACTGTGGAAGTTCAAG GAAGTGTCAGAGCCCAACAGGGCCAGCATCTACCGGTCCCTTACGATCAATATCTCCAAGGAGATGATGTGCTACAGCGACTTCCCCATCCCTGCCGACTATCCAAATTACATGCACCACTctaaaatcttaaaatactTCAGGATGTACGCCGAACATTTCAAACTGCTGCAACACATTCGCTACCAG ACCTCAGTGAAGAGCGTGACAAAGAGACCAGACTTTTCTCGCACCGGTCAGTGGGAGGTGATCACTGAGagcagagatggacaggaggagAGGCACGTGTTCGATGCAGTTATCTGCTGCTCCGGCCACTACACCTACCCTAACCTGCCACTCAAAGACTTCCCTG gaATTGAGACGTTTGAAGGGAAATACTTCCACAGCTGGGACTACAAAGGTCCTGAGGACATGCATGGGAAGAGAGTGGTGGTCATCGGCATCGGTAACTCAGGTGGCGATATCGCTACAGAGACCAGCAGAGTGGCAGAGGAG GTGTATCTGAGCACTCGTCGTGGCGCCTGGGTCATCCGCCAAGTCTCTGACAACGGCCTCCCAGTGGACATGAAGTACAACACGCGCTTCGTCCACATCCTGTTCCAGCTTCTGCCCATGAGGTTCTTCAACTGGTTTGGAGAGAAGAAACTCAACGCCATGTACGACCACACCATGTATGCACTCAAACCCAAGCACAG GCTCTTCAGTCAGATCCCAGTGATTAATGACGACCTGCCCCTAAAGATTCTTTCTGGATCAGTCGTGATCAAACCAAACGTGAAGGAGATCCGCGGCTCCACCGTGGAGTTTGAAGATGGCAGCACTGTGGAGAAG GTGGATACCATTGTGTTCGCCACAGGATACAACTATGATTTCCCCTATTTTCCAAAGGAGGCTCTGTACAAGTCCGGGCACCGTGTGGGTCTGTACAAGCACGTTTTCCCTCCAAACCTGGAGCATCCTACTCTGGCAGTTGTGGGTTTCATTCACGCACTTGGAGCCATCATGCCTCAGGCTGAGATTCAAGCCCGCTGGGTCGCTCGTGTCTTCAAAG gACTTAAAAAGCTGCCGTCAAACCAGGCCATGATCAAGGCTGTGGAAAACGACACTAAGGACATtgagaaaaa CTACATTGTTTCAAAACTGACACCCCTGCAGGTGGACTTTGTTTCATACATGGACGATATCGCTGGAGAGATCGGGGTTCGGCCGAGTCTCCTCTGGCTCTTCTTCACAGACTTCCCACTGTTTCAGAAAGTCCTGTGGGGTCCAGTCACAGCCTACCAGTACCGGCTGATGGGACCAGGGAGATGGGAAGGGGCCCGCAAAGCAATCTTCACCCAGTTTGACCGCATGTACCAGCCCCTAAAAACCAGAAAG ATGGTGGACCAAGAGCCCACCACCGCAGGCCGCCTGGTTAAGCTCAGCTTGACCCTCGTGACCGGAGGAGCTGCCGTCTACTACTTCCACACGCGCAACCCAGACACCATCCCCTCTCTGCTGTCCAAACTCCGTCCTCAAACATTCTAA